acaatatttttgtctcatttgtttaattgggttctatgtgtgaaaaccCGGTGATGTTTTAGATCATATTTCTGCAGAGATATAGAAAATGTCAAAGCTTTCAAGCACCactgtaaattaaaaattacaatttgtgCTTTCACATGCAGTAAAACATATCTAAATAGGAACAAAAATGGCCACAATCAACAAATAAATCCTATTTTAAATCTCCCCTGTGAATCTTACAACTATGTAACACtgaatcaaatcaaaatgtggtttaaaattacagattattttctaaaattaaagtaaaacatttgGAAGGTTGTGCACAGTTGCATGTACTTAGAGGGATTTTATAGTCTTCCAGAGCTGAGAGGAACCtgtttcagctgcatttttctcCTTGTTTCTGCTTGATTTATAGTCTTACCTAATTAAAAACTTCAGACTGAAGTGCTGTTTATGATGCTTTATACAGACTTACTTTCAGGTGTGTGTTTTAGGAGCCGCTCACTGACGCCTTCACCATCTACATTTACAGCCAATAGGACTGACCCAACATGTAGAACTGGTTCAGATGAGAAAACAAGTCTCAGCTTTTACCCTTTTCAGGCCCAGATCGTCCATCAGAATGTGGCTTTCGTCGTGACCGTGATCCCCGTCGTGTACGAAAATGTCTTCCAGCGGGTGATCTGCGAGAATCACCACCCGAACCTGAAACAAGAGAACATTCACTGTTGAATTCTCTTTCAAACTCTTCAGTTGGGTGCTTCAGTGTCGACATTTGAACACGTGCAGTGCACCTTATGATCGTAGAGGGCATCCACTAGTGTTATGAGCCGCCTGGCCTGAGTCTTCTTGTTCACCGTCAGCAGAGGAATGTGTCGAATGAAGATGGTGTCAAACAGCCGGGACATCTCCAGGTAGTCACTGGCTCCTAAAggctgaaaaatttagaaagtTTTTATCAAAAAGCGTGACCCCAGAGACATTTAATGCATATATGACGCCTCATAAAACAATTCAGTGACAAcccagcacatttttaaatagaaagaccaaaaaatctgagcacattttatatttaaaacctAAATGCTGGGACTCACTCTGTCACACAGCTCCTCAAACGTACAGTCAGCGATGGTCCCACATGCTTTGTCCAGACGCACTTTCCTGTTGTGAACATTCAGAACTCTTGGTCGTGTTACTGTAGAAACaagaaaactgtattttgatGATATGGAAGAGTGCTGGTTCTGTGGAAAAGCAGATAAAATGTCAACGACAAGTAAAATGTCATTTGAAAGTCCACTTACTGTCATTCTGTTTGAAAGCCAGCTCATCAAACATCTTGTCCAGAGTCGCTTCTGCATCAGGCTCGCTGGAGCTACGATGAATGTCACAGCGAAACATTAAAGACAAAGACTTATGGAGGTTAAAAACAGCTTGTTATTTGACAAGAGCTACTTACAGAAAGTAGAGCTTCCCAGCTGAGGGTCTGTTCCGTTTGCGGTAGTCGATCCCCGAATCCAGGCGAAGAGTTTGGCAGTATTTCTACCAGAGGGACAATTTACAGACAGTTTCACGTGCATGtcacacaaagcagcaaatgAGAACTTAATTTACTCTCTTACCTGCAATACAGCAATGAAAGGCACAAAGTTGACTCTCTGCAGCCCGTTTTTATACAAGTCTGAGGAAAGATGACAACAAAGATTTCTCACATTGACTGAAATCTTCTGTTAATTCTGTAAGAAGTGCACCAGCTTTAAAATGTTAACATATCAGAACTTTTGATAAATTTGGAAGATAGGTTCAAAAATACCAAGCAGATAGGGTTACATATTACAGGTGCAAACTGTGCTGGTAGAAGAACCAAGCTAAAGcacaagaaaaaacagtgagATTAGAATaatatgttatttaaaaaaagtaaatacagcatagaaacaaaaacaacaagaagaccactcagagagtgcagtactacgccaaggctgctcagtcgtatcattccagatgaaatctttaacaaaaaatgactttgcgGTGAGCACAGCTGTGTGTTATGCACGGATAtggaatcacgtgacctaaatatgtagcaggtggaattgatggaactcagaaacacccccacaattgaatcaattgttccttataTCATTATCGATGGAGAAGTCAGCAGTGggggatttgtagtaggattgcgatcatgtgatcgtcagcaggcagctgaagtagcgtttgcttgttgtcatggttacagtgacgccgtgccgctatcttgcaatgatacagaaatctttaacgaatccgtggatccagactataagcaacATCACTGTCAAactctaatcacttggtccttgtgtcatttctgacctttcctgaaaatttcatccaaatccgttattcggTTTGTGAGtaacgttgctaacagacagatgtACACCCATCATCATATAACTCTGCCGCTTTCCTTGATGAAGTAAAAATACCTACACAAGAGGAGAGTCTGGGATTATTTCAATGAGACTCATTTAACAACAGTTTAGGCTTTAAGAATTTGATAAGAAATATtcatgaatatttgttttttctgatgCAATGTAAAGCCACCTGTCAAGTCATACGATATGCATACatatacatttcattttaaatcgtAGTTAATTGAACCAGATTGTATATTATCGATCAGccacagcaataaaaacatctgcCTGATATTGTTTAGGTCCTCCTCCTGTGACCAAATCAGCTCTAATCCTTTAAGTCCTGAACACCACAGACCTCTCAAAGTGTCCTGTGGTTTCAAGCACCAAgactttaaacaaaaacaatcggCCTGATGAAGGTCAAGCATCAAAACGTTGCACCAGTGAATATATCTTGGGAGTTGTGATGTGGAGCCTCCATGGATCAGCATCCCACAGATGTTTGATCAGCTCAAGATGTGAAGAATTAGGAGTCTAAACCTTAAACTCTTGCTCATGCTCCTCTAACCACTCCTGAACAATGCCTGCAGTGTAGCAAAGAGAATATCCCGCTGAAAGAGGCCATCGGGAAACACTGCAGCCATGAAGGGGTGCATGTGGTCTGTAGCGATGTTTAGGTGTCAAAGGAACGTCCACGTGAATGCAGGAACCAAAGTTTCCCCGCAGATCATTGCTGacagcatcacactgcctccacaAGCTAGTCTTCGTCTTTTAGCGCATTTTACTGCTTCCTCTTCTGCAGGTAAACGACGTACACACACACCGCTGTCTACATGATGTCAAAGGAAGCGTGAATTATCAAACCATGGTCCGGTTCTGAAGCTCACCTGCCCGTTGGAGGCGTTTTCAGTGGTGGGAGTCAGCTCTCACACTAGGCAAGCTGTGAACACTTTTCTATCATCGTAGCGTTAAAGTTTTCTTCTATTTGTGCTTCAGTAGCTCTTCATTCTACACACATCACTGAGGATTGGGCCCCAGTCACTGGTTCACCGGTTGTACTTCCTTGGACTGCTTTTGGTAACGACTGCTTGTCAGGAAAACCCCGCATCAGCTGTTTTAGAGATGACTCTTGTCTGTCAGATCCTTAGGCTGCCCAGTCGCCTGCTTATATATCTTACCGACTAATTTCTGCCTAATATATCCCCTTTTCATGAGACAATCgtttgtggttttaatgtttctgttttattttgtttatttacctAATAATATACAGTAGATTTGACTGGCTTATTCTTCTATGTCTCTGAATGAGCTTTGTATGTAgttatatgtattttattgttagGGGTGTGGCCTAATGCATAAGCCCGAATGGGTTTCTGTCACACTCCatcatattgtttttatttatgcatttgtatTTCACAGAAGCGGTCAACTTCTGTGctctttttttatgtgaaacaaaatgaaatgaaaaaaaaaatgttgtggctgatgagTATGATTATATCCCCTTATACCGACTTCCAATACTGAATTTGTACTTCCAAATTTCCACtaaagcaacatttaaaaaaaaaaaaaaaaaaaaaaaaaagacttatttTATGTGGACCAAAGACATAAAAGTTTGAAACATGTCATTTTGCAGAGATCTTACCTTCAGGGGGCCGATTGGAAGtggccacaacaacaacaccgtGCTGAAAGAGATTCTCAAAAAGCTGCTTGAGAATCATGGCGTCGGCAATATCAGTGACCTGAAACATGTTTTAGAAAGAAATAAGCTGCAATAACACGACTTTAGGTCATATGAGAAAGATTGAAGATTGTTTAAAATTACCTGAAACTCATCAAAGCACAGCAGACAGGCCTCCTCACTGATCTCCTCAGCCACTGGAGCAATGGGGTCGTAAGATTTGGCCATTTTTCCCGCTTTTCTTTTCGGCATGCTCTGCTTCAGCCGATGGATCCCTGAACATTAAAAGAAGCTAAACTTAAACTTGCTACTAACTCTGTAGTAAGTTTAGGATGTGATGGTTGACAGTGTGACGTGTGTACATGTTTCCATTTCATGAGACATATTTATACTTAGAATCTTCAGCTGTGGAAAATATTCGTATTTAGGGGcaacagaattttatttttagaccCCCAGAAAACACTTTTTCAACAGCGTGAACATATgagacagcagcacaaacactgcAGCGCCTTAAATGTGACAAACCCATCATGTGGTGACTGAAAACAGACGTGTAAGTGCCGTCTGACAACCACAGTGCTGCACTCTTCTGCAGAACGTGGGTGAAACGTGCTGCAAATTGTGAAACTAGAGTCTTGTGTGAGTATGTAATACatcatacactaccagtcaaaagtttggacacaccttctcactcaatgtttttactactttctacattttaaatacatactgaagacatcaaaattatGAAGTAAGAcgtatggaattatgtagcaaacaaacaattgtgaaataactctaaatatgtttAAGATTCCTCAAAGCAGCcatccttttttgttttgatgacTGCTCTGCAAACCCGTGGCATTCTCtcagtgagcttcatgaggtagtcacctgaaatggttttcacttcacaggtgtgccttatcAAGGTTCATTTgaggaatttcttgccttcttaatggggttgggaccatcagttgtgttgtgcagaagtgaGGTTGGCCTATTTGACAAGtgaaacaacagtccatcattactttaagaactgaaggtcagtc
This is a stretch of genomic DNA from Acanthochromis polyacanthus isolate Apoly-LR-REF ecotype Palm Island chromosome 1, KAUST_Apoly_ChrSc, whole genome shotgun sequence. It encodes these proteins:
- the afg1la gene encoding AFG1 like ATPase a, producing MAACIPLSVKMSPSASAGFRFLLAERYYSGKLLKSFKDFYRRGYSVKARQVEEESGVSAAGFSGPLDHYSGLIRDGTLREDEHQKAVLQKLDQLHKILRGYSNTPTSIFSKFFTKPKPPKGYYIFGDVGTGKTMVMDMFYSYVETEKKKRVHFHGFMLDVHKRIHRLKQSMPKRKAGKMAKSYDPIAPVAEEISEEACLLCFDEFQVTDIADAMILKQLFENLFQHGVVVVATSNRPPEDLYKNGLQRVNFVPFIAVLQKYCQTLRLDSGIDYRKRNRPSAGKLYFLSSEPDAEATLDKMFDELAFKQNDITRPRVLNVHNRKVRLDKACGTIADCTFEELCDRPLGASDYLEMSRLFDTIFIRHIPLLTVNKKTQARRLITLVDALYDHKVRVVILADHPLEDIFVHDGDHGHDESHILMDDLGLKREEASSLSIFSGEEEKFAFQRTVSRLTEMQTEEYWLEGDRSLKSQV